Below is a genomic region from Hevea brasiliensis isolate MT/VB/25A 57/8 chromosome 3, ASM3005281v1, whole genome shotgun sequence.
atatgaaaatatgaCTAATCAAGGTAAAATTATGAAATAAGTTGAAAATCAGGTCCAAAGAAAAAAAACTCATTAAAAACCTAAATTGATTGATTCGAATTGAACTAAACcgattgttttgatttaatttgattttcttAACATTTCAATTCAGTTTGTAATACTTGTAAATtggattaattcaatttttggcaCTCCAGTTctatttgaatatatatatatatatatatatatatatatatatagaggttGGAACCAacgtaaaattatttaaaatttttaagtgggtAAATCAAAATGTAGTTCCTAAGGTTTGGCAAAACATATAATTCgtctctatatttttaaaattttacctaTTTGATTCTTGAGATTTTAATAAATCTACGAATCAGTTTctactattaaaatcatagttaagtcaccgttgattttaaaatttaggtCTAAAAATACAAGAAATAATTTGTAGGTTTCAGTAAACCTTAGAGATTAATCTGTAGATTTTATCAAAtattagagactaaattattttaGATGGAAAATATACTAAACGGTATTTGATCATTTTTCCTCAAACTAATAGCGATTTTACTGTAATTTTAATGGTAAGGACTAATCTGTAAGTTCATTAAAATGTGAATGAGTAAATAGGTATATTTTAAAAGTGCAAAGACTAATATGTAGGTTTTGTTAAATCTTAaatactaaattataatttattatttttaagcaATTGTTTTCTATGTaagcaaaaataaataaataaataaatatatatatatatataactattatTTGCCATATACTGCACAATGATATCTTTTATGATGATAATTAATTAACATAGGTGGATTCAATCTatcatattattaataaaataaattaattaaatttctatacattatttatatttatttataattatataaatataaaaataattaaaaattaaattatatgtattcaaaattgtattataataaatagtttaattaatttaaccaACAGATAATGTATCTAAAAATTTCTCCTTAATCAATATTACTATCAGAAATTAAAGATAAACCAGAGCAGACCAAGAAAACAAGAAGACCTGAATTCAACAACCTTATTAATTAGCCGCTCAAAAAAGCTGCTGGAAAAATCAAATTATGACCATTGTCTTCCACCATTTTAGCCATTTAATCCTCTATAttagacttttctattttagttcATCCATGCGAACACCACTTATAAATTTACCTTCCGCCCTGCACGCCAAAACGAAACTCTTGGCAATGGCGTCTTCTCTCCCAAATCCcttccttcttcttcctttctctttgCTCCTTCTCCTCCCTTCCTGTCTCGGCAACAGCACTGTCGCCATAACCCACCACGGAGGTCCTATCCTTACCGGAAACCTGAACCTAACTTTCATATGGTATGGCCAATTTGGTCGCGTCCAAAAGAACGCCCTTCGAGCCTTTGTTGATTCCTTGAACTACAATGCAGCTGCTAACTTGCAGCCCCAGGTGTCTCAATGGTGGAAGATTGTCGAGGGTTTCCAAGATGCTGCCGGCAAACCTAATGCCCCTATCATTGTGAAAGTTGTCAAGCAAATCACCGATGTCGATTACTCTGTTGGGAAAGTTTTTACTCGCGATTCGGTCAAGCCTCTGATACAGAAGGCTTCCTCGGATGACAAAGATGCCATTCCTGTTATTTTCACTGCTAAGGATGTTAGTGTGGATGGCCTGTGCAAGGGCAAATGTTCAGAACATGGAGTTTTAGAAAACAAACCGTATCTTCTAGTGGGGAACCCAGAAAATGAATGTCCCGGTGCCTGTGCGTGGCCATTCCACAAGTCAGATTCTGGACCGGTAGGGGTAACATTGAACCCACCAAATGGCAATGTGGGTGCAGACGCTATGGCCATTGCATTTGCAGAAGGACTAGTTGATATTGTGACAAACCCATTGAATACAGGGTTTTTCCAAGAAAACAACGAGAGTCCTATTGAAGCAGGTTCAGCTTGCCATGGAGTTTTTGGAAGTGGAGCACTGGCTGGCTACACAGGAAAAGTAAGAATCGATCCAAGTACCGGCGGTGGTTTCAATGCCCATGGATCCAGGGGCAAGAAGTTCTTGCTCCCTGCTATTTGGGATCCTAAAACACATGCATGCTGGACCTTAATGTAGCTTATGGCATGGGAGAGAAAATTAATTCGTTCTGCTTGTAAATTTCCTTTCATTTTCCTGAACGAAAAATGGAAAACACAAGTAATGTcccatctctttgaattgatttcCTGATATGTATTTTGGCAATTACAGTGGCATAACTTGTTCATGGGTTATTACAGGTtcttatataatattaattaattcaattataagATGAAACGCATAAGCATTGAAATATCGAAGTTTAGTTAGGTTCATAAAAAATCTGTTTTCAAATCCattattattcttaaaaaaaatattgttattatctattaaaataattacaaaaatattgttaaaaaattttCCACATTAGCAAAATTCTAAATCATGGTTAAGTTCATTACTCATTTACACTAACCCTAATTACACCTAACCCAATCTTCAGAAGCTATTAATCGAATTAGGTTAAAAGgctcaaaaaaatttatagagCTAAAGCATATACCCAAATTAGGTTCAAAAGGCTCAAAAAGGCATATCCGAATTAGGTTCAAACCGTAAATTG
It encodes:
- the LOC110647184 gene encoding protein EXORDIUM-like 6, producing the protein MRTPLINLPSALHAKTKLLAMASSLPNPFLLLPFSLLLLLPSCLGNSTVAITHHGGPILTGNLNLTFIWYGQFGRVQKNALRAFVDSLNYNAAANLQPQVSQWWKIVEGFQDAAGKPNAPIIVKVVKQITDVDYSVGKVFTRDSVKPLIQKASSDDKDAIPVIFTAKDVSVDGLCKGKCSEHGVLENKPYLLVGNPENECPGACAWPFHKSDSGPVGVTLNPPNGNVGADAMAIAFAEGLVDIVTNPLNTGFFQENNESPIEAGSACHGVFGSGALAGYTGKVRIDPSTGGGFNAHGSRGKKFLLPAIWDPKTHACWTLM